The nucleotide window ATGGGGAAATCCTGTTCCTACTGCACTTTATGGGCAGATGGATTCAGTGGGTTTACACCACACCTTGAGAACAGGGCGGCATTTGTTTTAACAAGTCCGGATGATTACCAAACATTATCGGTTTTTTCCAAGGAACGAGACTGGAAATTCAAAAGCGTTTCGACAAAGGGGACAACTTTTAAAGACGACCTCGGGTTTAAAAATGCCGAGGGCTTTTGTCCAGGAGTTTCCATATTATTGAAAGAAGAGGATGGAGCAATTAAGCATTACTCAAAAGCAACTTTCGGCCCTGGTGATGATTACTGCAGCATATGGTCCCTCTTTGAATTATTATCGGATGGAAGCAGAAACTGGGGGCCGAAACATGCATATGAACGGTAAAAAGGTATTATTTGCAGATATTCTTGGGGAGATAACGAAGATCAATAAACTCCCTGAACAAGGCTGCACATCGGAAGTCTGCAGGATTGTTACACCAGACGGCATTTACATCATGAAAAGTGCGACTAAGAAAAAATATCGAGAGTGGCTACACTCAGAGGCAGAAGTGCTTCAAATTTTATCCCATCAAAATTCCATTCCTGTTCCGAAGTATTATGGTTTCGTCGAGGAAGAGGATGCCAGCCATTTGCTGATGTCTTTTGATGATGGAATTACATTGACTGCTGCATTAAAAAAGGCTGGGACTATGAAGGAAAAACAAAGGCTGGTCAGGAGTTTTGGTCATTTTATAAAACAGCTTCACGAGCAAGAAGCCGGTTTGAAATCAGAAACAGACTGGCTCGAAACCCAGTTGATGAGGGCTCGATTATACGCTGAGTCAGGCCAGGCTGATGGCAATTTAACATTATTGGAACAGTTGGAAGGAGGGAAACCGGAAAAGGTAAAACAAACGACCATCCACGGAGACTGTACCTCAGATAATGTATTGGTAGTGGATGGAGAAGTCCGTTTGTTTATCGATGTTGCTGGTATGACGCTTGGGGACCCTCGTTATGATGAATCTCTGGCGATTCGAAAATTCAGGGATAAGCCGGAATTGCTGGCTCCTTTTTACGAAGGATATACCAGATACCGAGTATCAGATGAAGAATACCTTTACTTTAAAGAAGGTTTATACGAATTTTTTTAGGAGGGTCAAACATGTGCCAGGTTGTGAACAGGGAATTTAAAGTGATTGGGTCGAAACATAGTGGGCCATTTGAAAATTATGCACAGCTGGTACCTCAGGCGGCACAGCAGTTTTTACAGCGTATGCCGAATAATGAGGGAACCGAAGTGACAGTTTATGAGCCAAAGGCAAGTAACAGTCATGTTGAAGGGATATTTTACGTAGGAATCCTTGTGGAGGAAAAGCCTGTATCCTTGCCGGAGGAAATTGAATTCTTAGAAATTCAGCATAGTTACGGAATGATCTCTGGGAAAGGGAATGAAATCGGAAAATTGTATTCAACACTTGATGAGTGGATCGATGGACAGGGATATCAAAAGGAACTCGATGGAAGCTACATAATTGAAACCTATCATCCTGTTGAGAATGATATAGAAATGATAGAAATATATATTCCTATTCACCCTTAATATGATAAAATATTGAAGATTTAACTTATTAAGGAAATGGGGGGGGTTTATGGAGTATAGAGGGTCATCGGCTTATGAGGAAGAGGATTTTTTCCAGAATTACTTGAAGAGAAAAACACGGCCTGAAAGTCCAAATAATAGTATAGAAAAACCAATCTTGCTCGAGTTAATGGGGAATGTGAAAGGTAAAATGATACTCGATCTGGGTTGCGGCGATGCGGAGATAGGGGTTGAACTCCTGAGAGAAGGTGCCGGTGCATATATCGGGTTGGAAGGTTCCGAAAATATGATCCATGTTGCAGTGGGAAATTTGAAAGACACTGCTGGCCAGATTTTGCACGCTTCAATGGAGGAATGGCAACCGCTGGCAGAGGAATATGATTTAGTCCTTTCTCGTTTTGCACTGCATTATTTAGAGGATTTAGGCAGTATTTTTACAAAGGTTCATGACTCGTTGGTGCCAGGCGGAAGGTTTGTTTTCAGCGTTCAGCACCCAGTACTCACCTCATCATCGAAAAGTGCTGAAGGCAGCGGCAGAAGAACTGACTGGGTTGTGGACAATTATTTCAACCAGGGAGAACGTTCTGAACCGTGGATCGGGAAAAAGGTAATCAAATACCATCGGACAGTCGAAGAGTATTTCACCCTCTTATTGGAAGCTGGTTTTATGATAGAAGACCTGAGAGAAGGGACTCCGAAAGCCGAAAACTTCTCCACCAGGGAAGAATACGAGCGGAGGATAAGGATTCCGCTGGTATTGATGTTCGCTTGCAGGAAGCAGGGCTAATTGGTATGGAAATCCGATCAGCAGAGATAGAGGATGTTAGTGAAATCCTGTCTGTGTTAAATGCAGCTTCGCTTTCTCTACACCAAAAAGGTGTGAATCAGTGGAATTACCCATGGAATGAAAAACAGCTGCTGGAACAGGTTGGATTTTTGTATGTTGCATCAGTTGATGGAAAAA belongs to Mesobacillus sp. AQ2 and includes:
- a CDS encoding DUF899 family protein, giving the protein MEPIKRLEMEIQEKEEELIRVKQELAVLRKQHPSFAVTNYELTDTEGSKVHLSELFGDKNELIVIHNMGKSCSYCTLWADGFSGFTPHLENRAAFVLTSPDDYQTLSVFSKERDWKFKSVSTKGTTFKDDLGFKNAEGFCPGVSILLKEEDGAIKHYSKATFGPGDDYCSIWSLFELLSDGSRNWGPKHAYER
- a CDS encoding aminoglycoside phosphotransferase family protein, whose product is MHMNGKKVLFADILGEITKINKLPEQGCTSEVCRIVTPDGIYIMKSATKKKYREWLHSEAEVLQILSHQNSIPVPKYYGFVEEEDASHLLMSFDDGITLTAALKKAGTMKEKQRLVRSFGHFIKQLHEQEAGLKSETDWLETQLMRARLYAESGQADGNLTLLEQLEGGKPEKVKQTTIHGDCTSDNVLVVDGEVRLFIDVAGMTLGDPRYDESLAIRKFRDKPELLAPFYEGYTRYRVSDEEYLYFKEGLYEFF
- a CDS encoding GyrI-like domain-containing protein, producing MCQVVNREFKVIGSKHSGPFENYAQLVPQAAQQFLQRMPNNEGTEVTVYEPKASNSHVEGIFYVGILVEEKPVSLPEEIEFLEIQHSYGMISGKGNEIGKLYSTLDEWIDGQGYQKELDGSYIIETYHPVENDIEMIEIYIPIHP
- a CDS encoding class I SAM-dependent methyltransferase produces the protein MEYRGSSAYEEEDFFQNYLKRKTRPESPNNSIEKPILLELMGNVKGKMILDLGCGDAEIGVELLREGAGAYIGLEGSENMIHVAVGNLKDTAGQILHASMEEWQPLAEEYDLVLSRFALHYLEDLGSIFTKVHDSLVPGGRFVFSVQHPVLTSSSKSAEGSGRRTDWVVDNYFNQGERSEPWIGKKVIKYHRTVEEYFTLLLEAGFMIEDLREGTPKAENFSTREEYERRIRIPLVLMFACRKQG